The following nucleotide sequence is from Drosophila simulans strain w501 chromosome 3L, Prin_Dsim_3.1, whole genome shotgun sequence.
CTCAAAGGTAATacacttaaatttttaaaccaTACATTAAATGGTGCAAGTTCGCGGAATATTTGGGATGGGCAGTAGATGAAACGCTCTCCTAGCTAGAAGGTTCCGAGGTCTCGATCGGAACTTCCTTCTCAGTGGGCGCAATGGAGGACTTGTCCGGCAGGAACTCAATCGGGCGTAACAGGTGCTTCTTGCAGCTATTCAACTGATCGCCGTTATCCTCATCGTCGGAGGACACCTCACTGCCACACCTCATTCTGACGGGCAACTTGACCGCGTCGATCGGCAAATGACCCAGGCAATCGAATCCCACATAGCCCAACTTATAGCTGGCCACAGCATTGGCGAAGTCCACGGCCTCTGCCAATCGCCTTTGCCTCACAAAAGCGGCATAAATGAATCCCGCCGTGAAGCAATCACTATCGCCCACCCGATCGATGATCTTTTTGGGCTTGTGGGCTGGCACTTCGAAGTACTCCCCTTCCGTGGTCATGCATCCTGCTCCCAGGCTGCTCCACGGCACAATGATGCAGGGTCTGCGGATCCTGATGTCCCTTGGCATGCGCAGTAGCCCATTGACACCCTCGCAGGCTTCCAGCGGCGACTTCCAGCCTCTGGACTCGGCTATATACTTGGTGACGAACACATAGTCGCACATGGCAATCAGATGCACGACCTGTTCGAAGGAATTGAAAATCTGCAGCGATACCACTATCCGATCCCGCTCATCCCGCCCGTTGTTGTGATCGAGGATTAGGCGTATCATATCGCACGTTTCACGTGGACTCCGTGCCTCAAAGTTCACCCAGCCGTATTGATCGAGATCCAGTTTGCGGAAATCCGCTGCCGTGACATACGGAAATGGCTTGTCGCAATACACCACCGTGCAACGACGAGTCCAGCGATCTTGGACAATGGTGGAAAAGGGCGGACTTTCGTCCGTAAATTTACAGTGGCTTATGTCAA
It contains:
- the LOC6737660 gene encoding ketohexokinase, which translates into the protein MTQWCAISVMKAVLCVGCTEVDYVTTMEKVDFQCDRCSTQNGMLQRSGRSSNVSTALRLLGANVELFGVLTRNPTYRMIVDDLEQRGIDISHCKFTDESPPFSTIVQDRWTRRCTVVYCDKPFPYVTAADFRKLDLDQYGWVNFEARSPRETCDMIRLILDHNNGRDERDRIVVSLQIFNSFEQVVHLIAMCDYVFVTKYIAESRGWKSPLEACEGVNGLLRMPRDIRIRRPCIIVPWSSLGAGCMTTEGEYFEVPAHKPKKIIDRVGDSDCFTAGFIYAAFVRQRRLAEAVDFANAVASYKLGYVGFDCLGHLPIDAVKLPVRMRCGSEVSSDDEDNGDQLNSCKKHLLRPIEFLPDKSSIAPTEKEVPIETSEPSS